The Williamsia sp. DF01-3 genome has a window encoding:
- a CDS encoding DUF2530 domain-containing protein: MSEPVPALPRALTAPEPVIVVGMVGFLIATVLVAVWDLGTDNTLTICLVGLGVGLFGCFVVSLQRWAIRRGSRAAQDGLS, encoded by the coding sequence ATGTCCGAACCCGTACCCGCTCTACCGCGTGCACTGACGGCTCCAGAGCCCGTGATCGTGGTGGGCATGGTCGGTTTCCTCATCGCGACCGTGCTGGTCGCCGTGTGGGACCTGGGAACCGACAACACGCTCACGATCTGTCTGGTGGGCCTGGGCGTGGGTTTGTTCGGCTGCTTTGTGGTGTCTCTACAGCGCTGGGCGATCCGTCGAGGGAGCCGCGCCGCTCAGGACGGTCTGTCCTGA
- a CDS encoding MarR family winged helix-turn-helix transcriptional regulator, which translates to MDHNDEKLASDLAIAVVRLTRHLRGRRSASPVSLTQLSALATLNREGPMTPGAIAARERVQPPSMTRVIASLADLGLVKREPHPTDGRQVIVTLSPSGTDVVVDEANAREEWLRAQLKRLDDDQMATLRDAVGIIESIVAESD; encoded by the coding sequence GTGGATCACAATGACGAAAAGCTCGCGAGCGATCTGGCGATCGCCGTTGTCCGGCTGACCAGGCATCTCCGCGGTCGCCGGTCGGCGTCGCCGGTGTCGCTGACACAGCTTTCGGCGTTGGCAACCCTCAACAGGGAAGGCCCGATGACCCCTGGCGCCATCGCGGCGAGGGAGCGTGTGCAACCCCCGTCGATGACCAGGGTCATCGCATCGCTCGCCGACCTCGGCCTGGTCAAGCGCGAACCACACCCCACCGACGGGCGTCAAGTCATCGTGACGCTGTCCCCGTCGGGAACCGACGTGGTGGTCGACGAGGCGAATGCCCGTGAGGAATGGTTGCGTGCCCAGCTCAAACGCCTCGACGACGACCAGATGGCGACGTTGCGGGACGCCGTCGGCATCATCGAATCGATCGTCGCAGAGAGCGACTGA